A region from the Nonlabens sp. YIK11 genome encodes:
- a CDS encoding PQQ-dependent sugar dehydrogenase yields the protein MYKYLYALLFSLLLISCKSKDPKDSTPKKVKEEMSDNPNQTVTTAIGDITLPAPYATESEVLVSNVVGWKDGMTPIAPEGFKVNAFAKALQHPRWTYVHENGDVFVVESNTRNSANQVTLLRDTNNDGVADYQNVFVSGLNQPFGMLIIDNTFYVANTDGLYAYDYTDGINQLTGSGKKILDLPAGGYNNHWTRNLITNADQSKIYISVGSGSNVGENGMEYEKRRATILEINPDGSGEIEYATGLRNPVGMDWNPVTGELWTAVNERDKLGNNLVPDYATSVKKGGWYGWPYSYYGQINDPRWSDDPHQDLVDKAIVPDVPLGSHTASLGFEFYTKDAFPAAYKNGAFIGQHGSWNRQPLSGYKVVFIPFDAAGKPQPPRDFLTGFTAKGSDKDVYGRPVGVTVHNDGSLLVNDDDSGIVWRVSAI from the coding sequence ATGTACAAATATTTATACGCATTACTGTTTTCTTTACTGCTGATTTCCTGCAAATCCAAAGACCCTAAGGACAGCACACCTAAAAAGGTGAAAGAGGAAATGAGCGACAATCCCAACCAGACCGTGACCACTGCCATAGGTGATATCACTTTGCCAGCTCCATATGCAACAGAATCTGAGGTTCTTGTGAGCAACGTGGTAGGATGGAAAGATGGAATGACTCCTATTGCACCAGAAGGTTTTAAGGTAAACGCTTTCGCGAAAGCGTTACAACATCCACGCTGGACCTATGTCCACGAGAATGGTGACGTATTTGTCGTAGAGTCCAATACGCGCAACAGTGCCAACCAAGTCACCTTACTGCGTGACACCAACAACGACGGCGTTGCAGATTATCAAAACGTTTTTGTAAGCGGTTTGAATCAGCCGTTTGGGATGTTGATCATCGACAACACGTTTTATGTGGCCAATACTGATGGACTATACGCTTATGATTACACAGATGGTATCAACCAATTGACCGGTAGTGGTAAGAAAATTTTGGACTTACCTGCTGGCGGTTACAACAATCACTGGACACGTAACTTGATCACCAATGCCGATCAGTCAAAAATCTATATTTCGGTAGGTTCTGGTTCTAACGTAGGTGAAAACGGAATGGAATATGAAAAGCGTCGCGCGACGATTCTAGAAATCAATCCTGATGGATCTGGTGAGATCGAGTATGCCACTGGTTTGAGAAATCCAGTAGGAATGGACTGGAATCCAGTCACTGGAGAGCTATGGACCGCAGTAAATGAAAGAGATAAATTAGGGAACAATCTGGTTCCAGATTATGCGACCAGCGTAAAAAAAGGTGGCTGGTACGGCTGGCCTTATTCTTATTACGGACAAATCAACGATCCACGATGGAGCGATGACCCACATCAAGACTTGGTGGATAAAGCCATTGTTCCAGATGTACCTCTTGGCTCGCATACAGCTTCGCTAGGATTTGAATTCTATACTAAGGACGCATTTCCCGCAGCTTATAAAAACGGAGCTTTCATAGGCCAACACGGTTCCTGGAACCGTCAACCATTGAGTGGTTACAAAGTGGTATTTATCCCATTTGATGCCGCAGGAAAACCACAACCACCACGTGATTTCTTAACTGGTTTTACGGCCAAAGGATCTGACAAAGATGTGTACGGTCGTCCCGTAGGCGTAACTGTTCACAATGACGGAAGTTTGTTAGTGAACGATGATGATAGCGGTATTGTCTGGAGAGTAAGCGCGATCTAG
- the nhaC gene encoding Na+/H+ antiporter NhaC, with protein MESQNINHEDEKIIENRELNIWEALIPVVALIIMLAFNVLVVYGDDALSGSNQFILLLGAAVAGLVGYFNKVSYETMIEEVAQNLKSTAGAILILLMVGALAGTWLISGIIPTMIYYGLDILNPTIFLAACVVICAVISVATGSSWTTSATVGIALIGIAGALDINAGMTAGAVLSGAYFGDKLSPLSDTTNLAPAMAGTDLFTHIKYMTLTTVPTIVVTLIVFVIIGFSIDTSGNADVTVYQNAIENTFNTSAWLFLVPVLVIAMIVKKVSPLVALLVGTLLAAVAALIFQPELVLANSGLDTWNFTSGYKGLMNAITVDTSIAPITENTEIGEKLAGLFESGGMAGMLGTIWLIICAMVFGGIMDAIGALATISKALLNLFDSVFGLFASTVVSCLAINFTASDQYLAIVVPGKMYAKAYQDKGLAPENLSRTLEDSGTVTSVLIPWNTCGAYQSTTLGVDVIAYLPYAIFNWLSPFMTLLFAAFSIKIKELSGKVASDGQVDL; from the coding sequence ATGGAAAGCCAAAACATCAATCACGAGGACGAAAAAATTATTGAAAATAGAGAACTGAATATCTGGGAAGCACTAATTCCTGTTGTGGCGCTAATAATAATGCTGGCCTTTAACGTTCTGGTGGTTTATGGTGATGATGCGCTGTCTGGATCCAATCAATTTATCCTTTTACTAGGTGCGGCCGTGGCTGGGCTGGTAGGTTATTTCAATAAGGTTTCCTATGAGACCATGATTGAAGAAGTCGCACAAAACCTCAAATCCACCGCAGGTGCCATTTTGATTCTCCTTATGGTAGGCGCGCTGGCAGGAACCTGGTTGATAAGCGGTATTATTCCTACCATGATCTATTATGGTCTGGATATTTTGAACCCTACCATATTTTTGGCCGCATGTGTGGTGATTTGTGCCGTCATTTCTGTCGCAACCGGTAGCAGCTGGACCACCAGTGCCACTGTAGGTATCGCCTTGATAGGTATTGCCGGAGCGCTAGATATCAATGCTGGGATGACGGCTGGTGCTGTTTTGAGTGGCGCTTACTTTGGTGATAAACTCTCACCGCTTAGTGACACGACCAACCTTGCTCCTGCCATGGCAGGAACGGACCTTTTCACGCACATTAAGTACATGACCTTGACCACGGTGCCTACCATTGTCGTCACGCTTATCGTTTTTGTCATCATTGGTTTTTCTATAGACACTTCAGGAAATGCAGATGTCACCGTTTATCAAAACGCGATCGAGAATACGTTTAACACATCAGCCTGGTTGTTTTTAGTTCCTGTACTAGTCATCGCAATGATTGTTAAAAAGGTATCGCCACTCGTGGCTTTATTGGTAGGAACATTACTCGCTGCTGTTGCGGCATTAATTTTCCAGCCAGAATTAGTGTTAGCCAACAGCGGACTGGATACCTGGAACTTTACGTCAGGTTACAAAGGTTTGATGAATGCCATTACCGTAGACACGAGCATCGCTCCTATTACAGAAAATACCGAAATAGGTGAAAAGCTTGCCGGTCTGTTTGAATCTGGTGGTATGGCAGGAATGCTGGGAACCATCTGGCTCATTATTTGCGCCATGGTTTTTGGTGGAATTATGGATGCCATAGGTGCGCTGGCCACCATCAGTAAAGCCCTGCTTAATTTATTCGATTCGGTTTTTGGATTGTTTGCGAGTACGGTTGTGAGTTGTCTTGCGATCAACTTTACCGCCAGTGATCAATACCTTGCCATTGTCGTACCTGGAAAAATGTACGCCAAAGCCTATCAAGATAAAGGACTGGCTCCAGAAAACCTCTCCAGGACTCTGGAAGATTCTGGTACGGTAACTTCTGTCCTGATCCCATGGAATACTTGTGGCGCCTATCAAAGTACAACGTTAGGCGTTGATGTCATCGCCTACTTACCTTATGCGATCTTCAATTGGTTATCGCCATTTATGACCTTGTTGTTTGCTGCCTTTAGCATCAAGATCAAGGAGCTTTCTGGTAAGGTGGCTAGTGATGGGCAAGTGGATTTGTAG
- a CDS encoding cupin domain-containing protein: MPVTYKNPITREKATLLETSASTNGAYTYIKVELQPDGGNPIHYHNRFTEEFEPIQGTLGVHYLGKELRLSPGDTFKVPITDNHRFYNPNPESIVFRARLEPGQPGFENFMAVLFGLVSDGKTFGSNQIPYNPFYAVLLLKWGDTQVDNLLFRLLRPLLDVMFSLSRKLGYDKKLIATYVRHH, encoded by the coding sequence ATGCCTGTCACCTACAAAAATCCCATTACCCGTGAAAAAGCGACCCTACTGGAAACCAGTGCCAGTACAAACGGCGCATACACCTATATTAAGGTAGAACTACAGCCCGATGGTGGCAATCCCATTCATTACCATAACCGATTTACAGAGGAGTTTGAACCCATTCAAGGAACGTTAGGTGTACACTATCTAGGTAAAGAATTACGTCTATCACCTGGTGATACCTTTAAAGTTCCAATCACCGACAATCACAGATTCTACAATCCCAATCCAGAATCTATTGTATTTAGAGCACGATTAGAGCCAGGACAACCCGGTTTTGAGAACTTCATGGCCGTACTTTTTGGACTGGTAAGCGATGGCAAAACCTTTGGTAGTAATCAAATTCCCTACAATCCATTTTATGCTGTCCTATTGTTAAAATGGGGCGACACTCAAGTGGATAACTTGTTATTCAGACTGTTGCGACCACTGCTGGATGTGATGTTCTCGCTTTCGCGAAAGCTAGGTTACGACAAAAAGCTCATAGCAACTTACGTACGTCATCACTAG
- a CDS encoding carboxypeptidase-like regulatory domain-containing protein, with translation MNLSNDRIWHLSLVLTLFFSQLVVSQNKMYSGVVLENNTPILGATVVVKGTSISTKTDFDGKFNIIVPKSSKILIFSYSGYETVERTLDQETFINVEMHTYREKGIWVSVGGFSDLTFAPYGIAISNGQQEQKLLHFESFQERVSLRLAVATDFSENWTYESKFIYHPPILNNSLSNTSIAYIKKDYQEFKFEDCFLSTNVTKLNFINAMLTAKVGVQRFDRKQGFGGAIGFESGNYNLRFQYGAQIGYWNDYFTYEIYFRKFLIEDSLSLITNYDRINNVNFLKVGINFLFKTHADKY, from the coding sequence ATGAATTTATCTAATGATAGAATATGGCACTTATCACTCGTTCTGACTCTCTTCTTCAGTCAATTGGTTGTAAGTCAGAATAAAATGTATAGCGGAGTTGTTCTTGAAAACAACACTCCGATATTGGGCGCTACTGTTGTCGTAAAAGGAACATCTATAAGTACCAAAACAGATTTTGACGGAAAATTCAATATAATTGTCCCGAAGTCTTCCAAAATATTGATTTTTAGCTATTCAGGGTATGAAACCGTCGAGCGTACCCTAGATCAAGAAACTTTTATAAATGTAGAAATGCATACCTACAGAGAAAAAGGTATTTGGGTTTCTGTAGGAGGTTTTTCAGATTTGACTTTTGCACCTTATGGAATAGCAATTAGTAATGGCCAGCAAGAACAAAAACTACTTCATTTTGAAAGTTTTCAAGAACGTGTTTCGTTGAGACTTGCAGTCGCGACAGACTTTTCAGAGAACTGGACTTATGAATCTAAATTTATATATCACCCGCCAATATTGAATAATAGTCTTTCTAACACGTCAATAGCATATATAAAGAAGGATTATCAGGAATTTAAATTTGAAGACTGTTTTCTTTCTACTAACGTGACGAAATTAAATTTTATAAATGCAATGCTAACGGCTAAAGTTGGAGTTCAAAGATTTGATAGAAAACAAGGATTTGGTGGTGCCATAGGTTTTGAAAGTGGAAATTATAACTTGAGATTTCAATACGGCGCACAAATAGGGTATTGGAATGATTATTTTACCTATGAAATTTATTTTCGGAAATTTTTAATCGAAGATAGTTTGAGTTTGATTACGAATTATGATAGAATCAATAACGTCAATTTCTTAAAAGTTGGTATTAATTTCCTATTCAAGACTCACGCAGATAAATATTGA